TGTTCCTGCTCGTCTCCGGCCTGACGTTGACGATCCAGGAGTTCCAGTTGCCGCTCGTCATGACGAACGGCGGCCCCGTCAACGCGACGAACACGCCGAACCTCTACATCTTCAACAGCTTCCGCGACGCCACGCCGTACGCGACGAGCTACTCGTTGACGGCGGCGCTGCTGCTCTTCCTCGTCATCGGCACCATCTCGATCGTCATCTTCCGGGTCGTCAGCTCCGAGAAGTCGTCTGACGCGTGAGGCGGCGTCACCGAAAGGACCTCCGATGAACCGCTCGTGGTACACACCGCGCCGGCTCCTGACCTACCTGCTCGTCGCCGGTATCGCCGTGACCGCGCTCTTTCCGCTCGCATGGATGGCGATCTCCGGCTTCAAGAGCCAGAACGAGGTGCTGCGCAGTCCGTTCCAGTTCTTCCCCGACGTCTGGCGGCTCGACAACTACCGCCTGATCCTCGCGGACCCGGCGTTCGTCCGCGCCATGGTCATCACCTTCGTCGGCGCCGTCATTTTCACCGTCGCGAGCCTGGTGGTGAACTCCATGGCGGCGTACGCGTTCGCCCGTCTCGATTTCGCGGGGAAGCAGCTGTGGTGGCTGGTCTGCATCACGCCGATGTTCGTCCCGGCGATGGCGATCCTGCTGACGTCGTTCGTCGTGGTGAGCAAGCTCCGCATGCTCGACACCCTGGCGGTGCTGATCATCCCCGGCGTCGCGGCGAGCGGTCAGATGTTCTTCCTGCGGCAGTTCTACCTCAACATGCCGGCCGCGGTGGAGGAGGCCGCGCTCATCGACGGCGCCACCCGCTGGCAGATCTTCCTGCAGATCTTCGTGCCGCAGTCGCTCGGGCCGTTCGTCGTCGTCGGCATCGCCTCGTTCCTCGGGTACTGGAACTCCTACGTCTGGCCGGTGCTCGTCGTGTCGAACCCCGACCTGACCCAGATCATGCAGTACCTCGCGACGTTCCGCTCGGCGCGCGGCAACGAGTGGGGCATGCTGATGGCCGGATCGACCCTGGCGGCGCTGCCGACGATCCTGCTCGTCCTCATCTTCCAGCGGTACATCGTCAACGGCGTCCGCCTCGCCGGCATCAAGTGACGACTTGAGGTGTATCAACGGCGGCCGGTGCCGGGCTCTCGAAGGGAAGGTGATGGCGACCGGAGGCGAGGGCTCGGATGTCCGAACACGTAGTCGAACTGCTGGCGATCGGTGCCGGGCCGTCCAATCTCGGGCTCGCGGTCGCGCTCGAGGAGTTGGCGCCTGATCTCGCGGCGAACACCCTGCTGATCGACCGGAACACGACGATCGAGTGGCAGCCCGGCATGCTGATGCCCTGGGCGACGAGCCAGGTGTCGTTCCTCAAGGACCTGGTCACGCAGCGGGACCCGAGCAGCCGTTTCTCGTTCCTGAACCACCTGTACGAGACCGGCCGGCTCGACGAGTTCGTCAACATGAGCACGTTCACGCCGTACCGCGTCGAATTCGCGGAGTACCTGCGCTGGGTCGCAGATTCACTCACCCGGGTCCGCATCCGCCTGGGATGTGAGTGCGTCGCGATACGGCCGCGGCGGGACGACGCCGGGTCCGTGACGGGCTGGGTCACCAGCCTTGCCGACGGTACGACGATCCTCAGCAGATACCTGGTGTACGGCGGCAGCCGCGAACCGAACATCCCGCCAGAGCTCGCCGGCGTGTCCCGGGACCGGATCATCCACAGCACGCAGTACCGCCAACGGATGGCCGAACTCGACGGCGAGCTGCCGTACCGAGTCGCCCTGGTGGGCAGCTCGCAGAGTGCCGCCGAGATGTTCCGCGCACTGCGCGACGACCTGCGCGACAGCGACATCACGTGGCTGATGCGGTCCATCGGTCTGAGCTCGGACCAGTCGAGCAAGTTCACCAACGAGATGTACTACCCGTCGTTCGTCGACGAGTTCTACGACGCCCGACCCGCCGCGCGGGAGCAGATCCTCAGGGAGCTCTACCGGACCAACTACTCGGTCGTCACTCCCCCGATGCTCGAGCATCTGTACGCCGACCTCTACCTCGATCGCTTCGAGGACCGCACCAATCGGCGACTCGTCACGATGGTGGACATCACGGCCGCCCACGAGGCCGGGGACGAAGTGGTGCTGGAGCTCACCGACCGGCGGACCGGAGCCGTCACCGAGCTGCGCCGCGACCTGGTGTTCCTCGGCACCGGTTTCGACACTCGCATGCCGCGGCTGGTCCGCGAGCTCGCGAGCGATCTCGAGCTCGACAGCGTCGAAGTGTCTCGCCAGTACCGACTGGAACTGAACGACGACAGCACCGCGGCGTGCTATCTCCAGGGCGTCAACGAAGAGACGCACGGCATCTCCGACTCACTGCTCAGTGTGCTGGCCCAGCGGGCCGAGGAGATCTGCCGGGACATCGTCGCGCACCGGGGCCGAATCCCCGCGACGGCTGTATCAGCCGAGGAGCCGGCCGGGCTCTAAGGGGTGGGAAAAGGCCCAGCCCGCGAGGAGAACCGGATGACAACACTCGAACTGGATCGCTCCCCTGCCGACGGTGTCGCACAGGCACGGGAACGGACGCTCGCCGGGCTGCGGTCGGCGATGCCGCCCGATCTCATGGCTGAGGCGCTGCGCTGCAGCGGACGGCTCCTCGACGAGTTGCCGCACCGGCGGGAGCTGGAGCGCAACCTCGTCCTGGTGGCGTTCGGCGGCGGCAAGGACAGCGCGTACATGCTGGCCTTCGTCCGCGCGATGCAGCTGATCCTGGACAGGGTTCACGGCCGCACGTTCCGGATGCGGGTGGCGACCAACCGGCACGCGGGCATGCCGCGCGCGGTACTCGAGAACATCGACCGCGAGTACCGGGCGCTCGGCCTGACCGACGACCCGGACTGCGAGCTGCTGCTCGTCGACGGCGACGAGATCAGCGCGTTCGACGTCGACTCCCCGCAGCGCGAACACGTCGTACGGCGCAATCGGCTCGACATCCTGATGACCGGTCACCGGACGTTCGCCGACGGACGGCCGACGTTCTGCAACTCCTGCAATCTCAGCGTCTTCAACGCCTTCGGGCTGGCGGCGGCGTACGGCGACGGCGCCGACGTGCTGATCACCGGCGACTCACCGCAGGAGCAACGTCAGTACAGCTTCTGGGTCGGCCGGCTGGCCCGGAGTTTGCGCACTGCCCCAGCCGAACGGCAGCGTGCGGGCCGGAGCGGGTTCGGCCGGATCCTCGGCCGGCTCGACGACATCTCGCAGTCGTACTTCGCCGACATCCACGGCCCGGAGGCCACCGCCGCGATCACCGAGCGCCGGGTCAGCGTGGACGTCCCGGATCGGCTGCGGTTCTTCACCGTCTACGGTGAGACCGCCTACGCGGCCGGCGACCACTTCGACCTGCTGACCGGCTTCCTCGGCTTCGAGTTCGACGACCTCGCGTTCAGCTTCACCGAGTCCGACTGTGCGAACCCGGCACTCATGGCGCACCTGCGCGGTCTGAAGGCCGAGCGCCTGTTCCAGCGGTCGTACGACGAGGGCCTGACCGAGTACGTCGGGTTCGCGCTCGGATTGATGCGCAAGAAGGACATCCCGGACGAACTGGTCGAGGTGATGCGCGTCCGGTACGACGGCCCGGACGCACCGCTCCGGATGCGGCGGGCCGCCGAGGAGTACGCGCTGACGACCTTCGGGCTCACCGAGGAGCACCTGGTCTGCATGACCTACTCCCCCTTCGCCGGACAGGGCGCCGGGCTCGAGCGGTTCCTGGATCGCGAGTACCCGGCCCTGTCCGTGCGGATCAGCGACATCCACAGCCTGCTGGCCGGTGCGGCCGAAGATCCCACGCTGGCCGCCGAACTGGAGCGGATCAGCGGCCTCACGCCGAGCCAGTTGCGCGTGCTGTACAGCCGGTCCGTGCAGAGCACCGACGGCGGTACGCCGGTCATCGACCTGATCCTGGCGGGCGATCCGCACAAGGCGGTCATCGAGACCCGGCACTCCAAGGACGGTCCGAACACCTTCGAACAGATTTCGGGACGGTAGCCATGGTCGTACACATCTCCCGGCTGGATCGCGACAACCTGCTGCACGAGTACGGCGTGGACACCCAGCGCCTGCAACCGTGGCCGGTCCTGAACGCCCCGTTCGAGACCAGCTACGCGGTCTGCCGGGCGGGGACGGTCTCCAAGCTGCACACCCATCACGAGCAGGAGATCTTCGTCGCCGTCTCCGGGGAGTGCGTGATCGAGTGCGGCGGTGAGCGGCAGCCGTTCCGGGCCGGCGACGTCGCGTACTTCACGCCCGGCCAGCTGCACCGGGTGCACAACCTCACCGACGAGGACTTCGTCTTCTGCAGCATCTGGTGGGACCCGCAGATGGCCCACCGATTCCTTGCCGAGTACGCCGGATCGGACACCGAGACGTTCGCCGCCGAGGCCGCCGCCAACGCCGCCGAGAACGACCGGACCGCCGAGGCCATCGAGACCGCCGAGCGAGTAGGAGCCAGCCAATGACCCAACTGCTGCCGTCCGACGACAACCGTCCCGTCCTCGTCCTCGGTCCGAACCCGACGCCGAACGGCGGCATGCACCTCGGCCACATCGCCGGGCCGTACCTGGCCGGCGACGTCTACGCCCGGTACCAGCGAGCCCGCGGCCGGAACGTCATCTTCACCTCCGAGACCGACGACAGCCAGACCTATGTGGTGGCGTCGGCAGGCCGCGCGGGCATCACGCCCGAGGAGTTGTGCAAGCAGTCGACCGCGAAGATCCAGGCGGCGCTCAGCGCGATCGGCATCTCGATCGACGGGTTCGGCCCGTTCGACCAGACCTACCGCGCCACTGTGCTGCAGTACTTCAGCGCGCTGCACGCCGCCGGCGTGTTCCGGCTGAAGACCGTCCGGTTGCCCTTCCTCGAACGCACCGGCGAGTTCATGGTCGAGGGCCTGATCGAGGGCGACTGCCCGGTCTGCCTGACCAGCAGCCGCGGTGGCCTGTGCGAGACCTGCTGCCACCCGAACAACTTCGACCAGCTGATCAACCCGCACTCGACGATCAACCCCGACGACGAGCTGACCTACCGCGAGGCCACCATCATGGTGCTCCCGCTCGAGGAGTACCGAGCGCAACTGACGACGTACCACGAAAAGCTGGCGGCGCATCGGCGGCCGCACGTCCGGCAGATGATCGCCGAGCTGCTGTCCCGGCCTTTGCAGGACGTGCCGATCACGTTCCCGCTGACCTGGGGTATCGACGCCCAGTTCCCGGAGGTCCCCGGGCAGGTGCTGAACGCCTGGCTCGAACTGATCCCGGCCGGCATGTTCACCACGTCGTACGCCGCCGCGAAGCTCGGCCGGGACACTGTGCCCGGCGACCTGTGGCGTAAGGCCGAGGATCTGCGGATCGTGCACTTCCTCGGCTTCGACAACGCCTACTACTTCTGCCTTCCGCACATCGCGATGCTGATGGCGCACGGCGACAAGTACGTCTGGCCGGAGTCGATCATCAACAACGAGTTCTACGAGCTGGAGAGCTCGAAGTTCTCGACCAGCAAGGGACATGTGCTGACCCCCGAGGAGCTGCTCGAGGAGGTGCCGCGCGACATCGCCCGGCTGTACCTGGCGCTCACCGCACCGGAGTACCAGCGGTCCACCTTCAGCCGGGCGGGCCTCGACACGATGGCCGAGGAACGGCTGGTCGGCCCGTGGAACCAGCTGGCCGGCATCCTCGCCAAAGCGGTCGCGAACGCCGGCGGCGACAGCCGGCTGCCGGTCTCGGACGCGGGCCGGCAGCGCGTGGCACTGATGCTCGAGCGGTTCGACCTCGGCTACGAGATGCCGACGTTCAACCTGAACCGCTCGGCGGACACTGTGTTGGTCCAGATCGACCGGTTGCGACGGCGAGCGACGACCCTCGACGGCCAGGGCCTCGACGAGGACCCCGAAGCCTGGGGCGACCTGTTCTGCGAGGTCAAGGCGCTGCTCGCGCTGGCCTCGCCCATCCTCATCGATCTGGCCGCCGCCGCGCGCGACGCCGGCGTCTTCGACGACTCGCCGGAGAGCGGGACCCTGGTCGCCGGAGCCTTCGACGCCGCCGAGGTGACCCCGTTCGCGCCTCCCCTGCTGGCGGCCGACGCGGCCGCCGGGTGATCCCAGATGCGCATCACCGTGGTCGGTGGTGGCGTCGTCGGCTTGCTCACCGCCGTCGAATGTGTCCGCGCGCCCGGCGTGACGCGGGTTGAACTCGTCGACGCCGGTCCGATCCCGTCGCCCACGGCCACCTCGAACGACCGGCTCCGGGTGGTCCGCGCCCTGCATCGCGGTGAGCCGGCGCTGACATCGGCGGCAGCCCGGGCCCACACGGGCTGGTTGGAGGTCGAGAGTCTGATCGGCTCGCGGTTCTATCACCCCTCCGGCGCGCTCACTGCGATGCCGGAGCGGACCGTGGCGGGCGACCTCGCCGTTCTCATCGCCGCCGGTGCGAGAGCCTGGGGTCTGTCGCCGACAGACTTGGCTGGACGGTATCCGTGGATCCGGTTCCCGGCCGGGTCCGGAGCCGTGCTGGAGGCCACCGCCGGCGTCGTCCTGGCCGACCATGCGCTCGTCGCGATGGCACGTTGGCTGGGTAGCAGGCCGCAGGTTCGGCTGCATCCGCACCAGCGGGTCGTCGAGGTGACCCAGCATGAACAGGGCGGACTGATCCGGTTCGCCGACGGCGAGACTCGTACCGCCGACCGGGTGGTCGTGGCGGCCGGGCCATGGTCCCGCGAGCTGGTGCCGGCCGCCGTCGCCTCCGATCTGACGCTGTGTCGGCAGAGCGTGCTGTCGTACCGGCCTCAGTCGGCCGGGATGCCCGCGGTCCTCGGACTCGGTTCGGCAGGCGACGCCTGGTTGATGTCAGCGCCGGCGCATTCGGCTGCGTCGTTGCGGCTGAGCGCAGCCAGCGCCTGCCGGCCGGCGGCCGGGATGACCGACCGGGACACCCCGGATCGATGGCGCGAACACCTCATCGGCGTCTTCACCGAGGTGCTCGCGGGCTTCGATCCGGCGGCAGTCGTCGACTGCTTCGACGGCTTCTACCTGTCCGAGCGGACCCGGGGCGGACCGCTGCTGGCGTCGTACGGCGCAGGCGCGATCTGGGCGTACGCCGCCTGCGGCGGAATGTCCTTCAAGTTCGCACCGCAGATCGCCCGCGCGCTCGCCGATCGCGTCGTTGGCGCAACCCCGCGCCCGACCGGCCTGGAGTCGGTCGACCAGCCGCGCTTTCTCGCCGCGGCCGGGAAGGAGTAGACAACCGTGAAGCTACTTGCCCTCGAAGCGGTCCAGAACGCCCGCTACTACCAGTCCCGCTACCGCCAGATCGAGGAGTTCGGCGGGACCCTCTTCGTTCTCAACGGCCTCGGCGAACCCGGCTACTGGCCGGACGAGCGGTACCGGATCACCGGCTCCAGGCACATCGACGACATCATCGCGACCGCTCGCGCGTGGCATGCGCACGAGCGATTCGACGGCGTGCTCACCTTCTCCGAGTCCGGCGTACTCACGGTCGCCGCGGTGGCCGAGGCCCTCGGCCTGCCCGGAGTCGGCCTCGACGCCGCGCGGATCAGCCGGAACAAGCTCCTGATGCGCGAGGCCCAGTTGCGCGGTGGCGCTCCGGTCCCCCGCTTCCGGCTGACGCCGGACGTCACCGCCGCGCTCGCGGCCGCGGACGAGTTCGGCTACCCGATCATCCTCAAGCCGACTTTAGGTGCCGCGAGCAACTTCGTGTTCAGGATCGACGGCCCGGACGAACTGCGCGCCCGGTTCCCGCAGGCGCTCGAGGGCATGGCGGGGATGTCCTGGTTCCAGATGGAGGCCGACGGTCTCGACCTCGGCCCGTACGGACTGCTGGTCGAATCCTTCCTGGATGGCCGGGAGCTGCAGATCGAGGCACTCGCCTGGGACGACGAGGTGTATCTCGGCGGGATCGTCGACCGGATCACGGTCGAGGGCAGCACCTTCGACGACGACGCCCACCGGGCGCCCACGACCCTCGACGCCGGCGAACTCGCCGCCGTCCACGACGTCGTCACCACCGCCGCCCACGCGCAAGGTCTACGGCGCAGCGTGATGCACGCCGAGGTCCGCTTCCACCAAGGCCGGCCGCACCTGCTGGAGATCGCTGTCCGCCCCGGTGGCGGCGGGCTGGACTACTTCGCCCGGCTGAGTGCCGGATACTGCCCGATCCGCGCCGCGATGGCCGTCGCCGCCGGAACGAAGCCCGACGTGCATCACTACCGGCCGACCGGGGTACACCTGGCCGGCACCTGCCTGATCGGCGGACCTGGCCGGGTCGAGGAGATCACCGTGCCGCCCGCGGTGGCCGGGTCCGACCGGGTGTTCTTCCTGAAGATCACGGCCAAGCCCGGCGACGTGATCCGGCGCCCGCCGGACGGCAACAACATCCTCGGCTTCCTCTGTACCAGCGGGTCGACGTTCGACGAGGCGATCCGGACGGCGTACGAGTTCGCCGGGCAGATCGACGTACGCCTGACGGCCCCTACCCGAGCCTGATCCAACCCCGACGAGAGGTGACCCGGATGTCCACCGTGTTGTCCGAACAGCAGTCCGACCAGCCGTCCGAGGACGACCGACGGGAAGTCGGGGTCGAGGGTGGCACCGTCACCTGGGCCTGCAACCCCGGCTTTCCGCCGGCCGCCATCTTCCCGTTCACGCCACGGGAACGGATCGGCATCCGCAACCTGTACGAGTTCCAGGTGCTGATGTTCCGCCCGCTCTACTGGCTCGGCCGCGAGGGCAGGCCGGAGGTGAACCCCGAACTGAGCCTGGCCTACCCGCCGGAGTGGAGCGAGGACGGACTGAGCGTCACGGTCACGCTGAAGCCCTGGCAGTGGTCCAACGGTGAGCCGATCTGCGCCGACAACGTGATGTTCTGGGTGAACATGATGGCGGTCAAGGGCGACCGGCTCGGCTACTACGTACCCGGGTACTTCCCGGACAACCTTGCGTCGTACGAGAAGGTTGCCGAGGACAAGGTTCGGTTCACCTTCGACCAGGTGTACTCCAGGACCTGGGTGGAGATGAACCAGTTGTCGCTGATCACCCCGATGCCGAAGGCCTGGGACCGAACGGCGAGCGGCCCGGCGCGGGCGTCGTACGACGTGGCCGACATTCCCGCCGTCTACGACTACCTCGTGTCGCAGAACGGCGAGTGGACGATGGAGGCGAACCACTTCCGGGGCGGCTGGGCCGAGAGCCCGGTGTGGAGCGTCGTCAACGGCCCGTGGCGGCTGAAGAGCTACACCGTCGACGGCGTCGTCACCTTCGTCCCGAACGACAAGTACTCCGGCCCGAACAAGCCGCACCTGGCCGAGTTCCGGCAGGTGCAGAACGACACCGACGAGGTGATGTACGAGCGTCTGCAGGCCGGACCGGACGCGCCGGACGGGATCCAGATCGGGTACCTGCCGTTCGGGATGGGACTCACCGACGACGGCGAGGACCCGCTCGCGGATTCGTACCGGCTGGTGCCGCAGGACGTGTTCGTGGTGCGCTACATGCCGTTCAACTTCGACAGCGACTCCACCGCGGCGCGGATCTACAAGCACACCTATGTCCGGCAGGCGCTGCAGATGTGCCTGGACCAGGACCGCGCGATCCGCGAGATCTACCACGGCAACGCGTACCGGATGGACGGGCCGGTGCCGCCGTCGCCGGCCAACCCGCACGTGTCGCCGAAGCAGCGCAAGGACCCGATGCCCTTCGACGTAGACGCGGCCCGCGACCTGCTCGAGGCGCACGGCTGGG
This Kribbella sp. NBC_00482 DNA region includes the following protein-coding sequences:
- a CDS encoding cupin domain-containing protein, yielding MVVHISRLDRDNLLHEYGVDTQRLQPWPVLNAPFETSYAVCRAGTVSKLHTHHEQEIFVAVSGECVIECGGERQPFRAGDVAYFTPGQLHRVHNLTDEDFVFCSIWWDPQMAHRFLAEYAGSDTETFAAEAAANAAENDRTAEAIETAERVGASQ
- a CDS encoding class I tRNA ligase family protein; this translates as MTQLLPSDDNRPVLVLGPNPTPNGGMHLGHIAGPYLAGDVYARYQRARGRNVIFTSETDDSQTYVVASAGRAGITPEELCKQSTAKIQAALSAIGISIDGFGPFDQTYRATVLQYFSALHAAGVFRLKTVRLPFLERTGEFMVEGLIEGDCPVCLTSSRGGLCETCCHPNNFDQLINPHSTINPDDELTYREATIMVLPLEEYRAQLTTYHEKLAAHRRPHVRQMIAELLSRPLQDVPITFPLTWGIDAQFPEVPGQVLNAWLELIPAGMFTTSYAAAKLGRDTVPGDLWRKAEDLRIVHFLGFDNAYYFCLPHIAMLMAHGDKYVWPESIINNEFYELESSKFSTSKGHVLTPEELLEEVPRDIARLYLALTAPEYQRSTFSRAGLDTMAEERLVGPWNQLAGILAKAVANAGGDSRLPVSDAGRQRVALMLERFDLGYEMPTFNLNRSADTVLVQIDRLRRRATTLDGQGLDEDPEAWGDLFCEVKALLALASPILIDLAAAARDAGVFDDSPESGTLVAGAFDAAEVTPFAPPLLAADAAAG
- a CDS encoding SidA/IucD/PvdA family monooxygenase, whose amino-acid sequence is MSEHVVELLAIGAGPSNLGLAVALEELAPDLAANTLLIDRNTTIEWQPGMLMPWATSQVSFLKDLVTQRDPSSRFSFLNHLYETGRLDEFVNMSTFTPYRVEFAEYLRWVADSLTRVRIRLGCECVAIRPRRDDAGSVTGWVTSLADGTTILSRYLVYGGSREPNIPPELAGVSRDRIIHSTQYRQRMAELDGELPYRVALVGSSQSAAEMFRALRDDLRDSDITWLMRSIGLSSDQSSKFTNEMYYPSFVDEFYDARPAAREQILRELYRTNYSVVTPPMLEHLYADLYLDRFEDRTNRRLVTMVDITAAHEAGDEVVLELTDRRTGAVTELRRDLVFLGTGFDTRMPRLVRELASDLELDSVEVSRQYRLELNDDSTAACYLQGVNEETHGISDSLLSVLAQRAEEICRDIVAHRGRIPATAVSAEEPAGL
- a CDS encoding PqqD family protein encodes the protein MTTLELDRSPADGVAQARERTLAGLRSAMPPDLMAEALRCSGRLLDELPHRRELERNLVLVAFGGGKDSAYMLAFVRAMQLILDRVHGRTFRMRVATNRHAGMPRAVLENIDREYRALGLTDDPDCELLLVDGDEISAFDVDSPQREHVVRRNRLDILMTGHRTFADGRPTFCNSCNLSVFNAFGLAAAYGDGADVLITGDSPQEQRQYSFWVGRLARSLRTAPAERQRAGRSGFGRILGRLDDISQSYFADIHGPEATAAITERRVSVDVPDRLRFFTVYGETAYAAGDHFDLLTGFLGFEFDDLAFSFTESDCANPALMAHLRGLKAERLFQRSYDEGLTEYVGFALGLMRKKDIPDELVEVMRVRYDGPDAPLRMRRAAEEYALTTFGLTEEHLVCMTYSPFAGQGAGLERFLDREYPALSVRISDIHSLLAGAAEDPTLAAELERISGLTPSQLRVLYSRSVQSTDGGTPVIDLILAGDPHKAVIETRHSKDGPNTFEQISGR
- a CDS encoding ATP-grasp domain-containing protein; protein product: MKLLALEAVQNARYYQSRYRQIEEFGGTLFVLNGLGEPGYWPDERYRITGSRHIDDIIATARAWHAHERFDGVLTFSESGVLTVAAVAEALGLPGVGLDAARISRNKLLMREAQLRGGAPVPRFRLTPDVTAALAAADEFGYPIILKPTLGAASNFVFRIDGPDELRARFPQALEGMAGMSWFQMEADGLDLGPYGLLVESFLDGRELQIEALAWDDEVYLGGIVDRITVEGSTFDDDAHRAPTTLDAGELAAVHDVVTTAAHAQGLRRSVMHAEVRFHQGRPHLLEIAVRPGGGGLDYFARLSAGYCPIRAAMAVAAGTKPDVHHYRPTGVHLAGTCLIGGPGRVEEITVPPAVAGSDRVFFLKITAKPGDVIRRPPDGNNILGFLCTSGSTFDEAIRTAYEFAGQIDVRLTAPTRA
- a CDS encoding FAD-dependent oxidoreductase translates to MRITVVGGGVVGLLTAVECVRAPGVTRVELVDAGPIPSPTATSNDRLRVVRALHRGEPALTSAAARAHTGWLEVESLIGSRFYHPSGALTAMPERTVAGDLAVLIAAGARAWGLSPTDLAGRYPWIRFPAGSGAVLEATAGVVLADHALVAMARWLGSRPQVRLHPHQRVVEVTQHEQGGLIRFADGETRTADRVVVAAGPWSRELVPAAVASDLTLCRQSVLSYRPQSAGMPAVLGLGSAGDAWLMSAPAHSAASLRLSAASACRPAAGMTDRDTPDRWREHLIGVFTEVLAGFDPAAVVDCFDGFYLSERTRGGPLLASYGAGAIWAYAACGGMSFKFAPQIARALADRVVGATPRPTGLESVDQPRFLAAAGKE
- a CDS encoding carbohydrate ABC transporter permease; this translates as MNRSWYTPRRLLTYLLVAGIAVTALFPLAWMAISGFKSQNEVLRSPFQFFPDVWRLDNYRLILADPAFVRAMVITFVGAVIFTVASLVVNSMAAYAFARLDFAGKQLWWLVCITPMFVPAMAILLTSFVVVSKLRMLDTLAVLIIPGVAASGQMFFLRQFYLNMPAAVEEAALIDGATRWQIFLQIFVPQSLGPFVVVGIASFLGYWNSYVWPVLVVSNPDLTQIMQYLATFRSARGNEWGMLMAGSTLAALPTILLVLIFQRYIVNGVRLAGIK
- a CDS encoding ABC transporter substrate-binding protein, whose product is MSTVLSEQQSDQPSEDDRREVGVEGGTVTWACNPGFPPAAIFPFTPRERIGIRNLYEFQVLMFRPLYWLGREGRPEVNPELSLAYPPEWSEDGLSVTVTLKPWQWSNGEPICADNVMFWVNMMAVKGDRLGYYVPGYFPDNLASYEKVAEDKVRFTFDQVYSRTWVEMNQLSLITPMPKAWDRTASGPARASYDVADIPAVYDYLVSQNGEWTMEANHFRGGWAESPVWSVVNGPWRLKSYTVDGVVTFVPNDKYSGPNKPHLAEFRQVQNDTDEVMYERLQAGPDAPDGIQIGYLPFGMGLTDDGEDPLADSYRLVPQDVFVVRYMPFNFDSDSTAARIYKHTYVRQALQMCLDQDRAIREIYHGNAYRMDGPVPPSPANPHVSPKQRKDPMPFDVDAARDLLEAHGWDTSTLPAGCVQPGEVAGCAGDGVDIGDRLSFTIRYVEGKVALTRLLEMYREDAAKAGIELKLEPVYGSVMVAEDHSPGVPSKRLWEINTWNGGWSFYGHLTGEMLFRTGGGSNFGDYSDPKADELIDRTVHSDDPEAMYEYQDYIAEQVPTIWSPGFPNRMFEVAKNLRGVEPINPYGLINPEDWYYVEK